In one window of Campylobacter hepaticus DNA:
- a CDS encoding flagellar assembly protein A: MALDEKIIVYTDNLARELLKISSQTHISLNELDFNILAFSTQYRFADLKWTKISEKELILFEQDTIFLKSDLQIIQKYKIEIFHNINANQISKAVKLIANRNLTKIIAQIDFKNLDFHDKLALELLQTIYKKMLKLKFLIGIRTFNFKKDLISFCNQHKNKPLNQTIQLTVAQGIEPILSQDESLILVYKEKTQNYSIDEKRSGIISVDENEVVLKHMQFKEGKEGKDLNLHTIEVLSGNENKVNFSCSKAFKEIKQDGYIEYLALKKGYIVQDGDKFDIANELEFNGVDFKSIGILKAGIDKNVKINIKLSSEIKDAVNSGVGIECEELNIIGNVASNTQLHAKIIKIEGATHSKAKIQSEQAYIKTHRGFVQGQSVNVDLLEGGTIKAKEVKIKKSLGGNIQADKIYIENLESNNSCIFFENTTIEHINGENNKFHAKIKVEDKDYDQELSNLEETISKLNLKINTIKQYILSSQNGITNIEKKIEELKNQGQNVPVQYTKILKNFSLQNMQLNKLQNKEKELLEYKKSLILELTQLQKLLFKANVINKSGKWTNTNEIKFSLLTPKEDFSYSSSINENAKYIGIEKIIQNNQENIKINKKSDYEQKDIAWLSPSKE; this comes from the coding sequence TTGGCTTTAGATGAAAAAATTATTGTCTACACAGATAACCTAGCTCGTGAACTTTTAAAAATATCTTCACAAACACATATTAGCTTAAATGAACTTGATTTTAACATCCTAGCATTTTCTACACAATACCGTTTTGCAGATTTAAAATGGACTAAAATTTCTGAAAAAGAATTAATACTTTTTGAACAAGATACAATTTTTTTAAAAAGCGATCTTCAAATTATACAAAAATATAAAATTGAAATTTTCCATAATATTAACGCTAATCAAATATCTAAAGCAGTAAAATTAATTGCTAATAGAAATTTAACTAAAATTATAGCTCAAATTGATTTTAAAAATCTAGATTTTCATGATAAATTAGCATTAGAACTCTTACAAACAATCTATAAAAAAATGTTAAAGCTTAAATTTTTAATAGGAATTCGCACTTTTAATTTTAAAAAAGATTTGATATCTTTTTGTAATCAACACAAAAATAAGCCCTTAAATCAAACCATACAACTTACAGTTGCACAAGGCATTGAACCTATTTTAAGCCAAGATGAGTCTTTAATATTAGTTTACAAAGAAAAAACTCAAAATTATTCCATCGATGAAAAACGATCAGGAATTATTAGCGTTGATGAAAATGAAGTGGTTTTAAAACATATGCAATTTAAAGAAGGTAAAGAAGGTAAAGATTTAAATTTGCATACTATTGAAGTTTTATCTGGAAATGAAAACAAAGTTAATTTTTCTTGTTCTAAAGCTTTCAAAGAAATAAAACAAGATGGTTATATAGAATATTTAGCCTTAAAAAAAGGTTATATTGTACAAGATGGTGATAAATTTGATATTGCTAATGAATTAGAATTTAATGGAGTTGATTTTAAAAGCATAGGGATCTTGAAAGCAGGAATAGACAAAAATGTTAAAATCAATATAAAATTATCTTCAGAAATTAAAGATGCAGTAAATTCTGGAGTAGGAATAGAATGCGAAGAATTGAATATAATTGGAAATGTAGCTAGCAATACCCAACTTCATGCTAAAATAATCAAAATTGAGGGAGCAACACATTCTAAAGCCAAAATTCAATCCGAACAAGCTTATATAAAAACCCACAGAGGTTTTGTACAAGGACAAAGCGTAAATGTAGATTTACTTGAAGGTGGAACAATTAAAGCCAAAGAAGTAAAAATTAAAAAAAGCCTAGGCGGAAATATACAAGCAGATAAAATTTACATAGAAAATTTAGAAAGCAATAATTCTTGTATCTTTTTTGAAAATACTACTATAGAACATATAAATGGGGAGAATAATAAATTTCACGCTAAAATTAAAGTTGAAGATAAAGATTATGACCAAGAATTAAGTAATTTAGAGGAAACAATTTCTAAACTTAATCTTAAGATTAATACAATAAAACAATATATTTTATCTAGCCAAAATGGAATCACAAATATTGAAAAAAAAATTGAAGAACTTAAAAATCAAGGACAAAATGTCCCTGTTCAATATACTAAAATTCTTAAAAACTTTTCTTTGCAAAATATGCAATTAAATAAATTACAAAATAAAGAAAAAGAACTTTTAGAATACAAAAAATCTCTAATATTAGAACTAACACAATTACAAAAATTACTTTTTAAAGCAAATGTTATCAATAAAAGTGGAAAATGGACCAATACAAATGAAATTAAATTTTCACTTTTAACACCCAAAGAAGATTTTTCATATTCTTCATCCATAAATGAAAATGCTAAATACATAGGTATTGAAAAAATTATACAAAATAATCAAGAAAACATAAAAATAAACAAAAAATCAGATTATGAACAAAAGGATATAGCATGGTTGTCGCCATCGAAGGAATAA
- the ruvA gene encoding Holliday junction branch migration protein RuvA, producing the protein MVVAIEGIITKKEPTFIIIKCNSGLSYGVFVSLFCSSKLQIQEKYELFITQIIKEDSNKFYGFLDQEEQKIFEMLLKVNGIGANTAMAICSSLDINSFYRALSLGDENLLKKVPGIGSKSAKRIIVELSDVKTKLDNISEDKSEALAALLTLGFKQDKIINVLTTCKQTNTSELIKEALKKLG; encoded by the coding sequence ATGGTTGTCGCCATCGAAGGAATAATTACAAAAAAAGAACCTACTTTTATTATTATCAAATGTAATAGTGGTTTAAGTTATGGAGTTTTTGTTTCACTTTTTTGCTCATCTAAACTCCAAATTCAAGAAAAATATGAATTATTTATCACTCAAATCATTAAAGAAGATTCTAATAAATTTTATGGTTTTTTAGATCAAGAAGAACAAAAAATATTTGAAATGCTATTAAAAGTTAATGGAATTGGAGCTAATACTGCTATGGCTATTTGCTCTAGCTTAGACATCAATTCTTTTTATAGGGCCTTAAGTTTAGGTGATGAAAATCTATTAAAAAAAGTACCTGGAATAGGATCTAAAAGTGCAAAACGCATTATTGTGGAACTTTCAGATGTTAAAACTAAACTTGATAATATAAGTGAAGATAAAAGCGAAGCTTTAGCTGCTTTATTAACCCTAGGCTTTAAACAAGATAAAATTATAAATGTTTTAACAACTTGTAAACAAACAAATACTAGCGAATTGATTAAAGAAGCTCTTAAAAAACTAGGATGA
- a CDS encoding D-alanine--D-alanine ligase yields MNYAILFGGNSYEHEISIVSAIVLKKVIHTHLEFIFCDEERKFYHIPEQKMNSKTFSTKAYKKEKELFLKQGGFFYKKFFKENKLKTDCIINLIHGRDGEDGKIAALFDFYSINFIGPRLEASVLSFNKALTKIYAQSVGVKTLDYTILNKTQDTNENISFPCIIKPVRLGSSIGISVVKDKKDLEYAKDVGFEFDNELIVEEFKNDIKEYNLAGCMIKDEFIFSIIEEPKKKEFLDFEQKYLSFSRHDRLIEANLNPELKIKLKDNFRKIYNPLFKGALIRCDFFILNDEVYLNEINPAPGSLAHYLFDNFNSTLDALAKNISLENKIQIHYNFLHSIHGQKGKL; encoded by the coding sequence ATGAATTATGCAATACTTTTTGGCGGAAATTCTTACGAACATGAAATCAGTATAGTGAGTGCTATAGTACTTAAAAAAGTCATCCATACACATTTAGAATTTATTTTTTGCGATGAAGAAAGAAAATTTTATCATATCCCAGAACAAAAAATGAATTCTAAAACTTTTAGCACTAAAGCTTATAAAAAAGAAAAGGAACTTTTTTTAAAACAAGGTGGATTTTTTTATAAAAAATTTTTTAAGGAAAATAAATTAAAAACTGATTGCATTATTAATCTTATTCATGGTAGAGATGGAGAAGATGGAAAAATAGCCGCTTTATTTGATTTTTATTCCATTAATTTTATAGGACCTAGGCTTGAAGCAAGTGTATTATCTTTTAATAAAGCATTAACTAAAATTTACGCACAAAGCGTAGGGGTAAAAACATTAGATTATACCATATTAAACAAAACACAAGACACCAATGAAAATATTTCCTTTCCTTGCATTATAAAACCTGTAAGATTAGGTAGTAGCATAGGAATTAGTGTTGTTAAAGATAAAAAAGATTTAGAATATGCTAAAGATGTAGGTTTCGAATTTGATAATGAACTTATTGTGGAAGAATTTAAAAATGATATCAAAGAATATAATCTTGCAGGTTGTATGATAAAAGATGAATTTATTTTTTCTATAATAGAAGAACCTAAAAAGAAAGAATTTTTAGATTTTGAGCAAAAATACCTTAGTTTTTCAAGACACGATAGATTAATAGAAGCAAATTTAAATCCTGAATTAAAAATCAAATTAAAAGATAATTTTCGTAAAATCTATAATCCTTTATTTAAAGGCGCCTTAATACGTTGTGATTTTTTTATATTAAATGATGAAGTATATTTAAACGAAATCAATCCTGCTCCTGGATCTTTAGCACATTATCTTTTTGATAATTTTAATTCTACTTTAGATGCTTTAGCTAAGAATATTTCACTAGAAAATAAAATCCAAATCCATTATAATTTTTTACATTCTATTCATGGACAAAAGGGGAAATTATAA
- a CDS encoding type II toxin-antitoxin system Phd/YefM family antitoxin yields the protein MLSFKEDEIYTATEIVRNFSPIMEKLKQSQSGKIVILKNNKFEAVMLNMKEFQRLQNAMQLLENIYKNQKV from the coding sequence ATGCTCTCTTTCAAAGAAGATGAAATTTATACCGCTACAGAAATAGTAAGAAATTTCAGTCCTATTATGGAAAAACTTAAACAAAGCCAATCCGGTAAGATAGTGATCTTAAAAAATAATAAATTTGAAGCTGTAATGCTTAATATGAAAGAATTTCAACGCTTACAAAATGCCATGCAACTTTTAGAAAATATATACAAAAATCAAAAGGTATAA
- a CDS encoding alpha/beta fold hydrolase, producing the protein MALTDLTYKNKNYQIAYEIIGDLCLPQILILHGWGANKELMKQSFAPCLKGFCQIYLDLAGFGNSSIAEVLNTQDYANIIELFLKNKKMNIRFFMGHSFGGKISTLLAKEDTILILLSSAGILHKKSFKIRLKIYIFKILKLCGLGKFYHYFASKDAANLNPIMYATFKKVVDEDFSEIFLKQKAKSIIFWGKDDQATPLYCGYQIHKLIKNSTFYPLEGDHFFFLKHSAFISQKLSSQGKIC; encoded by the coding sequence ATGGCACTAACAGATCTAACATATAAAAATAAAAACTATCAAATTGCTTATGAAATCATAGGGGATCTTTGTTTACCTCAAATATTAATTTTACACGGTTGGGGTGCTAATAAAGAATTAATGAAACAAAGTTTTGCTCCTTGTTTAAAAGGTTTTTGTCAAATTTATCTAGACTTAGCTGGATTTGGAAATTCAAGTATTGCAGAAGTTTTAAACACTCAAGATTATGCTAATATTATAGAACTTTTTTTAAAAAATAAAAAAATGAATATTCGTTTTTTTATGGGACATTCTTTTGGAGGAAAAATAAGCACTTTACTTGCCAAAGAAGATACTATACTAATTTTACTTTCAAGTGCTGGAATTTTGCATAAAAAATCTTTTAAAATTCGCTTAAAAATTTATATTTTCAAGATATTAAAATTATGCGGTTTAGGAAAATTCTACCATTATTTTGCAAGCAAAGATGCTGCTAATCTCAATCCTATTATGTATGCAACCTTTAAAAAAGTAGTTGATGAAGATTTTAGCGAGATTTTTCTTAAACAAAAAGCAAAAAGTATAATTTTTTGGGGAAAAGATGATCAAGCTACACCTTTATATTGTGGATATCAAATACATAAACTTATAAAAAATAGCACTTTTTATCCTTTAGAAGGCGATCATTTTTTCTTTTTAAAACACAGTGCTTTTATCAGTCAAAAACTTTCATCGCAAGGGAAAATATGTTAA
- a CDS encoding Mur ligase family protein, with translation MLNLLYFINTLIFNICITFYFISALQWYSYKLKRVIFHYHKYSWHIYFLLIPYFIYISSFGFSWISLIYFCFIHTSILFFWNKKIDKKLVITQKIKWFFIFVFIYNTIFSLLSLQISFLFNLACLPTSLLSLKIYDFITNLYFKNKAKKKIFNNVNLKIILISASFGKTSMKNFLYELLKDDFLCHKTPRSVNTLMGIIKDINENLKDNTQIYIVEAGARARGDILEITNFLNPHICIIGEIGNSHLQYFKSIENIKNTKLEALNSKRLIKAFLHSSTQKQENDAISIYDNKISNIQANLEGLKFEILFQNKKEIFKSQILGAFNAQNLCACIFCADFLGITLNKIKENIKKITPVEHRLCIISKEPKLIIDDGFNGNFKGMSQSYELCKNYQGRKVLITPGILEVNQEENQKLCQIINQCFDLAIISAHINAAIFKKELTIKTIILKEKNDLIQTLAKETKDGDLILFSNDAPSYF, from the coding sequence ATGTTAAATCTTTTATATTTTATTAATACTTTAATCTTTAATATTTGTATAACTTTTTATTTTATAAGTGCTTTACAATGGTATTCTTATAAACTTAAACGCGTTATATTTCATTACCATAAATACTCTTGGCATATTTATTTTTTATTAATTCCTTATTTTATTTATATTTCATCTTTTGGTTTTTCATGGATAAGCTTAATTTATTTCTGTTTTATTCATACTAGTATTTTGTTTTTTTGGAATAAAAAAATTGATAAAAAACTTGTTATAACACAAAAAATAAAATGGTTTTTTATTTTTGTTTTTATTTATAATACAATTTTTTCTTTACTTTCCTTACAAATTTCTTTTCTTTTTAATCTTGCTTGCTTACCTACGAGTTTATTAAGTTTAAAAATTTACGATTTTATAACAAATTTATATTTTAAAAATAAAGCTAAAAAAAAGATTTTTAATAATGTAAATCTTAAAATCATACTTATTAGTGCAAGTTTTGGAAAAACAAGTATGAAAAATTTTTTATATGAACTCTTAAAAGATGATTTTTTATGCCACAAAACTCCAAGAAGCGTTAATACTCTTATGGGCATTATTAAAGACATTAATGAAAATTTAAAAGATAATACTCAAATTTATATAGTTGAAGCTGGAGCTAGAGCAAGAGGTGATATTTTAGAAATTACCAATTTTTTAAATCCTCATATTTGTATTATAGGAGAAATAGGGAATTCTCATTTACAGTATTTTAAAAGTATTGAAAATATTAAAAATACAAAATTAGAAGCTTTAAACTCAAAAAGACTTATAAAAGCTTTTTTACATTCTAGTACACAAAAACAAGAAAATGATGCTATAAGTATTTATGATAATAAAATTTCTAATATACAAGCAAATCTTGAAGGTTTAAAATTTGAAATTTTATTCCAAAATAAAAAAGAAATATTTAAAAGTCAAATTTTAGGTGCTTTTAATGCACAAAATCTTTGTGCTTGTATATTTTGTGCAGATTTTCTAGGAATTACACTTAATAAAATCAAAGAAAATATAAAAAAAATCACTCCTGTAGAACATCGCCTTTGTATTATCTCAAAAGAACCTAAATTAATTATTGATGATGGATTTAATGGAAATTTTAAAGGCATGAGTCAAAGTTATGAACTTTGTAAAAATTATCAAGGTAGAAAAGTGTTAATCACTCCTGGCATATTAGAAGTCAATCAAGAAGAAAACCAAAAACTATGCCAAATTATCAACCAATGTTTTGATCTAGCTATCATAAGTGCTCATATTAATGCAGCAATTTTTAAAAAAGAATTAACAATTAAAACAATTATATTAAAAGAAAAAAATGATTTAATACAAACCCTAGCCAAAGAAACAAAAGATGGAGATTTAATACTTTTTTCTAACGATGCTCCTAGCTATTTTTAA
- a CDS encoding sensor histidine kinase, giving the protein MNESILRTLDSHEKETLQKGLESLIEQTYVIENEYKILNENYNFLRAMVDEIIEVLPSALWILDKEKNIILQNQEALKNPKLLNIISLDKMRDELEFEGSFYAIKIIDHNEKTIISAIDISDEKRNERLASMGSVAAHLAHEIRNPIGSISLLASTLFARSEFKNKHIVLEIQKSIARVERIVKSTLLFTKGVHINTACFNILELKEECQSAINAYNFSASIDFVIDFLDMKICADKALLSLVLQNLIYNAIDAIEEKEVENPYIRIIATCENDLLCIRIYDNGCVIKDKNRVFEAFKTTKLKGNGLGLSLSKEIIDAHKGNLGFELDPKNFYFTLPINC; this is encoded by the coding sequence ATGAATGAAAGTATTTTAAGAACTTTAGATTCTCATGAAAAAGAAACTTTGCAAAAAGGTCTTGAAAGTTTGATTGAACAAACTTATGTTATAGAAAATGAATATAAAATTTTAAATGAAAATTATAATTTTTTGCGTGCTATGGTTGATGAAATTATAGAAGTGCTACCTAGCGCACTTTGGATTTTAGACAAGGAAAAAAATATTATTTTACAAAATCAAGAAGCTTTAAAAAATCCTAAATTGTTAAATATTATTAGCTTAGATAAGATGCGAGATGAATTAGAATTTGAGGGAAGTTTTTATGCCATTAAAATCATTGATCATAATGAAAAAACAATTATTTCTGCTATTGATATTAGTGATGAAAAACGTAATGAAAGGCTTGCAAGTATGGGAAGTGTTGCAGCGCATTTAGCGCATGAAATAAGAAATCCTATAGGTTCTATTTCTTTATTAGCTTCTACTCTTTTTGCACGCAGTGAGTTTAAAAACAAACATATAGTTCTTGAAATTCAAAAATCTATTGCTAGGGTTGAACGCATAGTTAAATCTACTTTGTTATTTACTAAAGGTGTGCATATTAATACTGCTTGTTTTAATATTTTAGAATTAAAAGAAGAATGCCAAAGTGCTATTAATGCTTATAATTTTTCTGCTTCTATTGACTTTGTAATTGATTTTTTAGATATGAAAATTTGTGCTGATAAGGCTCTTTTGAGTTTGGTGTTGCAAAATTTGATTTATAATGCAATTGATGCTATAGAAGAAAAAGAAGTTGAAAATCCTTATATTCGTATTATAGCTACTTGTGAAAATGATCTTTTGTGTATACGTATTTATGATAATGGTTGTGTTATTAAAGATAAAAATAGAGTGTTTGAAGCTTTTAAAACAACAAAGCTTAAAGGAAATGGTCTTGGTTTATCTCTTTCTAAAGAAATTATTGATGCACATAAAGGAAATTTAGGATTTGAACTTGATCCTAAGAATTTTTATTTTACTTTACCTATAAATTGTTAA
- a CDS encoding DUF234 domain-containing protein, with protein MHLAQIFDFYSVFDGFDQLKELNLEKDIFENIQEKLLKNYLFVKNQFDFDDIISYALILLAKNNRKRFSINKKIQHFKALSALQFLLKQNILKLEVSKETKPNKDKKQKIKKELRSYVIQDKLMFTNHFTRFFFYFLKPNEKLILQGKYEEVLKKIKDKFKLYQSFCFEQLCREFVEYFFKIDGVQSYWNKDMEVDLYYQDEKLCLVGEVKFKNKKICKNIFNLLKLKVRNLKIIPDYYIIISKNGFSQEMYKICKSGVFLFELNDFRGMINE; from the coding sequence ATTCATTTAGCTCAAATTTTTGATTTTTATAGTGTTTTTGATGGATTTGATCAATTAAAAGAATTGAATCTAGAAAAAGATATTTTTGAAAATATTCAAGAAAAATTGTTAAAAAATTATTTATTTGTAAAGAATCAATTTGATTTTGATGATATCATCTCTTATGCTTTAATTTTGCTTGCTAAAAACAATCGTAAACGTTTTTCTATTAATAAGAAAATACAGCATTTTAAAGCTTTATCTGCACTTCAATTTCTTTTAAAACAAAATATTTTAAAGCTTGAAGTTAGCAAAGAGACTAAGCCAAACAAAGATAAAAAACAAAAAATTAAAAAAGAACTAAGATCTTATGTTATTCAAGATAAACTTATGTTTACTAATCATTTTACACGTTTTTTCTTTTATTTTCTAAAACCTAATGAAAAATTGATTTTACAGGGAAAATATGAAGAAGTTTTAAAAAAAATTAAAGATAAATTTAAACTTTATCAAAGTTTTTGTTTTGAACAACTTTGTCGTGAGTTTGTAGAATATTTTTTTAAAATAGATGGAGTGCAAAGTTATTGGAATAAAGATATGGAGGTTGATCTTTATTATCAAGATGAAAAATTATGTCTTGTGGGCGAGGTTAAATTTAAAAATAAAAAGATTTGTAAAAATATTTTTAATCTTTTAAAATTAAAAGTAAGAAATTTAAAAATAATTCCTGATTATTATATTATAATTTCAAAAAATGGTTTTAGTCAAGAAATGTATAAAATTTGCAAATCGGGTGTATTTTTATTTGAATTAAATGATTTTAGAGGAATGATTAATGAATGA
- a CDS encoding aminotransferase class V-fold PLP-dependent enzyme — MQISDLKKEIILKKGVLHFDFTASALALKCVEKELAKILPSYANTHSDSSLNSFKTQKIYEQARQNIKKSLSLDESFALIACGSGSSSAIKKFQELLGIYIPPLVKEKYFNQIDKNSLPLVIIGPYEHHSNELSFREGLCECIRIPLNKNGEIDFLFLEKILKKNKTRKIISSFTLSSNVTGILSDYKRIFKMIRKFKGIVAFDASSFIPYKNIACKYYDALFISSHKLIGGIGGSGLLIIKKDLCGSKPSFAAGGTVGYVSRTSQCYLCNEEALEEGGTPGILQLIRASLAFKIKDAIGVKQIEKKEDLLKNYFFKKAKTIPHLILYAQNLKQRLPIFALNIKGLSPFDIAYELSKKYHIETRAGCACAGPYGHDLLGLKDNEKLKTKPGWLRISLHYTHEKEDIDYFFKALNQTIHKLSH; from the coding sequence TTGCAAATTTCAGATTTAAAAAAAGAAATTATTTTAAAAAAAGGTGTTTTACACTTTGATTTCACAGCAAGTGCACTAGCCCTTAAATGTGTAGAAAAAGAACTAGCTAAAATTCTTCCAAGTTATGCAAATACACATTCTGATAGCTCTTTAAATTCCTTTAAAACCCAAAAAATTTATGAACAAGCAAGACAAAATATAAAAAAAAGTTTATCGCTTGATGAAAGCTTTGCTCTTATAGCCTGTGGATCAGGTTCAAGCAGTGCTATTAAAAAATTTCAAGAATTATTAGGAATTTATATTCCACCCCTTGTAAAAGAAAAATATTTTAATCAAATAGATAAAAATTCCCTTCCTTTAGTTATAATAGGTCCTTATGAACATCATTCTAATGAACTTTCTTTTCGAGAAGGTTTATGTGAATGTATTAGAATTCCTTTAAATAAAAATGGTGAAATCGATTTTCTTTTTTTAGAAAAAATTTTAAAAAAAAATAAAACAAGAAAAATCATTTCTAGTTTCACCTTAAGCTCGAATGTCACAGGAATATTAAGTGATTACAAACGTATTTTTAAAATGATACGTAAATTTAAAGGTATAGTTGCCTTTGATGCATCTAGCTTTATCCCTTATAAAAATATAGCTTGTAAATATTATGATGCTTTGTTTATAAGTTCTCATAAATTAATAGGTGGAATAGGAGGATCAGGTCTTTTAATAATAAAAAAAGATCTTTGTGGATCTAAACCTAGTTTTGCTGCTGGAGGTACTGTAGGTTATGTTTCTCGTACTTCTCAATGCTATCTTTGTAATGAAGAAGCCTTAGAAGAAGGAGGTACCCCTGGAATTTTACAACTCATTCGTGCTAGTTTGGCCTTTAAAATTAAAGACGCCATAGGAGTAAAACAAATAGAAAAAAAAGAAGATCTTTTAAAAAATTATTTTTTTAAAAAAGCAAAAACAATACCTCATTTAATACTATATGCACAAAATTTAAAACAACGCTTACCTATTTTTGCTTTAAATATTAAAGGACTCTCCCCTTTTGATATCGCTTACGAATTAAGTAAAAAATATCACATAGAAACACGTGCAGGTTGTGCTTGTGCTGGTCCTTATGGACATGATTTGTTAGGATTAAAAGACAATGAAAAATTAAAAACCAAACCAGGTTGGCTAAGAATAAGTTTACATTATACCCATGAAAAAGAAGATATTGATTATTTTTTTAAAGCCTTAAATCAAACAATTCATAAATTATCGCATTAA
- the purU gene encoding formyltetrahydrofolate deformylase, with the protein MIFILKICTQDQKGLIYKISNVIFKYCINIVKNDEFVGEGMFFFRAILEGEFDKEEFLKALKVALGQEALIELCEKRKKNVIIFATKESHCLGDLLIRYYSNELQAHIKAVISNYDLLKDLVEKFKIPYHCISTQNLDRKEQENQILNCLKKYDFDYLILAKYMRILSPDFVACFKGRIINIHHSFLPAFIGANPYKQAFDRGVKIIGATAHFVNNNLDEGPIITQSVLPVDHEYTWQDMKQAGRNIEKNVLSKALDLVFEDRIFIHNNKTIIF; encoded by the coding sequence ATGATTTTTATATTAAAAATTTGCACTCAAGATCAAAAAGGATTGATTTATAAAATTTCTAATGTGATTTTTAAATATTGTATTAATATAGTTAAAAATGATGAATTTGTAGGCGAGGGGATGTTTTTCTTTCGCGCAATTTTAGAGGGTGAATTTGATAAAGAAGAATTTCTTAAAGCACTTAAAGTAGCATTAGGACAAGAAGCTTTAATTGAGCTTTGTGAAAAAAGAAAGAAAAATGTTATTATTTTTGCTACCAAAGAAAGTCATTGTTTGGGTGATTTGCTCATAAGATATTATAGTAATGAGCTTCAAGCTCATATTAAAGCTGTAATTTCAAATTATGATTTACTTAAAGATTTGGTAGAAAAATTTAAAATCCCTTATCATTGTATTAGTACACAAAATTTAGATCGAAAAGAACAAGAAAACCAAATTTTAAATTGTTTAAAAAAATATGATTTTGATTATTTAATTTTAGCAAAATATATGAGAATTTTATCTCCTGACTTTGTTGCATGCTTTAAGGGGAGAATTATTAATATTCACCATTCTTTTTTACCTGCATTTATAGGTGCAAATCCTTATAAACAAGCTTTTGATCGAGGAGTTAAGATTATTGGTGCTACGGCACATTTTGTAAATAATAATCTTGATGAGGGTCCTATTATTACTCAATCAGTTTTACCTGTAGATCATGAATATACTTGGCAAGATATGAAGCAAGCAGGTAGAAATATAGAAAAAAATGTTCTTTCAAAAGCACTTGATTTGGTTTTTGAAGATAGAATTTTTATACATAATAATAAAACTATAATATTTTAA